Below is a genomic region from Raphanus sativus cultivar WK10039 chromosome 4, ASM80110v3, whole genome shotgun sequence.
ATTCATGTAAAGTCAACTGAACAATATATAACATGAAAAGTCATCAATGTTCTTAACTCTGATTTTCACCAAGGCATTAAGGTGAACAAAATTACTCACAGCCGAATGGTTACCCCCACAAGGTCTATTTTAATCTCTTAGTCGAATTACTTTTCTATGAACAGAAGTACGTTATATTCACTCCAAAAGTACATTCATGAAATATGACAGAATCCAATGAAAActctttgcaaaaaaaaaaaagacagaatcCAACTTACATGAAAATTAATGTAAAATGCAGTGCATATATACATCATATACgctgacaagaaaaaaatacagcATATACTATCACATGGATCTCGCttctagaataaaaaatattaaaacaatagGCGATAATATATACGGTCTTATTTgcttttgtatataatattgtGACTCGGAGGGGACACTTGGCACTTAAGGCCCATGCCAAATGGAATTGACCTTGGCTCATCCAGGTTAATTAAGTGATTTGCATTCACATCCCTCTATATAAACGAATGAAATGGAGAAGGTATGAGTGCACCCTGCGCATTGACATTTATAAAACTTAACTcttctttttcatatttaagAAACTCCTTTTGGCTCTTCGATCGTTCAATAAGAGAACCAAACTATTAGTGAACCCTAGCGTCGATCGGTGTACATATATACCCTTTTCAAAATTACCAAATAAAGATGGGAAGATCACCGTGTTGTGACAAGAATGGAGTGAAGAAGGGACCATGGACGTCTGAGGAGGATCAGAAACTCATCGATTATATTCGATTTTATGGTCCTGGCAATTGGCGTACCCTCCCTAAAAATGCCGGTAAGTATACATGAACTTAATCAAAAGATTTATTATGTATACTTTTCTCCTAATAGGTTATGTTCCATCTATAACCAAACACTTATAATTCGTACTGTTCATCTTAAAGGACTCCAACGGTGTGGAAAAAGCTGTCGTCTTCGTTGGACCAATTATCTAAGACCGGACATCAAGAGAGGAAGATTTTCCTTCGAGGAAGAAGAAACTATCATTCAGCTACACAGTGTTATGGGAAACAAGTAAGCCTCATTTACATCATAACTTAGTTTTTGACGGGATGAGGTAGCTCTACTGGTTAGAGCTTCGGGGGCCAATTGTCATGCTCCCGGGTTCGATGCCAGCCGGAGGTGAACTGTCTCTTCCATGTCACTATTAGTGGTACTGGGCCTCGGCCTAGGTTAATACCCTCCCGGATGAAGTTGACCGCTGCCTGACCGGGTCCAGGGAATGACCCGCTAAGCGGGGAAccctggattatcaaaaaaaaaaaaacttagtttTTGAGATTCATTAGTTGCAAATTTGATggtttaattaatgaaaaaagCGATGGTGTACGTATGCATATGCATGCGGACAGTACATTTCAATAGTTAGGCCATCAACTCTACTAAAATATTATCATATGCATTGACCtatcatttaatataacatAAACTATGTATTAATCATGCATCACTAATTCTTTTTATGGTTTATAGGTGGTCCGCAATAGCAGCTCGTTTACCGGGAAGGACCgataatgaaataaaaaaccATTGGAATACTCACATCCGCAAGCGACTTGTAAGGAGTGGCATCGACCCTGTTACTCACTCCCCACGCTTTGATCTTCTTGATATTTCCTCACTTTTAGCCGTACTTATCAATCAACCCAACTTTTCATCAGTTGCAACACATGCATCGTCTCTGCTTCATCCTGATGTATTGAGGCTGGCTTCTCTTCTCTTACCCCCTCAACAACCACTCCAAAACTTTAATCCAATTCACGAACCGAACCTCGACCAGAATATTCAAACTCCAATCACATCGGTATCGTCTCAAGACTCTCAGCCACAAGCCGAATGTACAACTCCATCAAACAACGAAGCTACATATTTCGATCCTGTGAACGCAAGAGTAGAGGGTCATGCAGATCTATTGCCACCTTTGTCAGAGAGTTTTGACTTAGAGTCACTTATGTCAACGCCACAACAAAATAGTATTGAGGCAGGAGCCAACTCCAGCAGTTTCTTCGACTTTGGGTTTCCCGATAATTTTACATTTGAGGACTTTATGTTAAATTAATTATCGGTGTATGCATATCTCTATACACATGTATCCCTTTTTTCCATCTACGATTCTTGGTCTGTTGcattttttttatggtttaatGTATAAACTTATTCTTTTCTGTTATATTACAGTCAAATCTATTGTATATGATTTTTCATGGATGCGCATGTTAAGGCGagctaaattattttttctccaGATACTATATCATATAGGCAAATGACTAGCGTAAAAAAGTAACACATATAGAGAAATATAATCATCAGTCAGactatagtaaaaaaaaaaagaaatcgtTGAAGTTGTCTAGCATTAAGAACGAATAACGAGCAACATATAacattgtatttatttttcaaaatgaaCTCGGCCCTCTGCGTAGCATAACATTGCCATTTTCACGAGTGATGTTGGTAATGGTGGGTAAGAAGTCGTTAATTAGGTATATTGGTGAAAAGGGTTTTATCCAAAATGTGCATATTTTGTAGACCTTGTTATGAGTTCGAAAGACGAGAAGGCAATCAAGCTTGTCCTCAAAGCTGAACCCGTTACAAACGGATTAAAAGTTTTGTTCCTTAGCCTGATTTTGTATCTGTGTGTGTTTGCGTCTGTGATAAGTTTTGGGCCTTGGTGGGTTGTTTAGTATGGCATAAAGCCTCTTTAGTTTCTATATGTAATTCACTAAAGATAATCATGAGTTTCGATAATCATTATCCTAACACAAAAAGGATTAAAAAGGGCCGACATATATGGCTATATGCTATATATAGCTACAAGCAAAAACCGCTACAGTTTTATCATAAGCCGAGTCCAAAACCCTAATCTTCTTGTAAATTACTCCGTCATTTTGTTGTCTCTGTTAATATTTATGCTATGGGAATCGTCAAGTTATCCctgatttcctttttttttctttcaaatattttgtttctttcagttAAGCGACACTCTTAATATCGTGGGATATCCGACGACTTTGAGGTTAATTATGGTAAGTGGATTTACCCTCATTTTGAAGTTGAGGTTTGATATTTTCTCCTCGTTGTTTGATTCCATAATTAGACGCTACACCAacttttttaatcaaattaactTAATTAGATCTAGGGAAGAGTCGGTGAGTTTCTTTGTTTCCTATTTTTTAACAGAGTTTTTGATATTCTGGGGTGTATCTTAGGTTAACCGCCAAAcattaaattaatatctctataaattaatataattttaaagtcccaacattattaatttatagaggttctagtGTAATAGAGGTTTTTGATTCTCTTGATCGTTATTAGTTTGTGTTAATATTATCCTCATGGctataaattttaattgtatatAATCTAGTTCACAAAACTTTTATCCGATTCTTGGAATAATTAGttgataatttgttttttaaccGAGGGTAAATCTCTCACCGCATACGGCTCGCACAAAGACTCCTAAATCCATCCCGAGCCTTTTCTTCCCACCTCTCCTTTCAGTCGAGTTACTAAACTCTCCAATCCTCGATCAAACTTGCCCAGGCGCTATTAAATAAATGGGGGTCTTTCCTTCGCTTATCGTATATTGTATGTATCGGCttggctatatatatatatatatatatatgtatattaacaaaacaaaattgcaGGAGAGGGGGCAGCTTGACCATGACATATAACAAAATCGGCTCAAGCAACTAAAAAAGCTGGAGCGAATGCTAAACATAGGTATCCTTGTTACTGTGTCAGTGTCATTGTTCATCATCGGCTGCTACGGAGTAGCTTAACAGTTCCAATGTTTCAAAACTGAGCGTAGAGTGTAAAACTCGACTAATGACACTATTTAGATGTTTAGATGATTAtagggttttcttttctttggtgtttttggttttgtttaattttttgagtaatttatttattttccagaaaaaataataaatataacccaaaaaaatctaaagatcTGACCAATTTAAGTTTCATGAtcgaataaatatataattactatttatttCCAAGTTAACAACATTCAAACATCTAAACCGTCCGATCAAACTAtatatactgttttttttttcttatagacAGAAAGAACACAGTGCAACGGATGAGTAACAAACAGATTTTGAGACCATTTGATATATTTACATTACAACATCAATCCAAcacccacaaaaaaaaatatcaaacgaAATCACTCTGAATCAGCAAATCAAACAATCACTAGAAACAGaaacgaaaaaagaaaaaaaaaactataagagGAGAGCGAGAAGGAAGGAGTAAGCAGCACCCACATGGAAGGAGCTTGGTAACATCATAGTTGAAGCTGCGGACGTTGTGTTATCGTTACGAGGCCCTCTGTTTCTCACCCTTTGCTTCATCACCACTGCAAGATTCCTTGAGCCATGCTCGTTAGCTGAACACAAATGAATAGtctcggagaagaagaagaaaagggaTATGACAGAGAGGAGGATTATGCGTCTAGCTTTGATCTCACCCATTTCTGTTTATGTATTTTGCTTAATCTCTGATGGATATATAATTTGGGAAGATTAATGTAGAGGAATGTCTCTTTTTATAATGATGATAATAAGTCTTCATAGGTTGGTTTATATAGAATAAGAAATAGGTGCTTCATGATAGTGGCTTTTGTGGGGGAGCCTAAGAAATATTGACCAATGTAGATACAAAAAAGGTCAAAAGTTAAACAGAAAGGCCATTCCACGCACGAAACTTATATATTCGACAAGTCATGTTTGAACTTTGAAACTTGACGGTGGAAGAAAAAGCCTAAGTTTCTTCAAGTGTCGTTAAGTTTTGTATGACTCGCATGATTTATTAGAGCCCAATGCTTCACATTTTAATAGAACATCTAAAATGCTCTGCCCAAACTGCCAAGCCCAAATCTACTAAGTTTTCTTTGGGTCTGGCATAGCTATTATTTAATCTTATGGTTAATGAAAATTGGATTAACAACTAAGAACATCATTAACGCCCGTAGCTAAAAAGGGGtgcttagtttttttattatttttgtaagattaaaaaaaaataggatcAGTTGCGGGCTGCTACGTGTCGGTGGAACCCGCAAACAGTGTAAGCGcatatgtttaaataaacaacaaaatcgCTGGTTGTTCAATTTTTATGGAGCCCACCGTGAGATCCACTgactattatattgttttttcatAAGCATTCTTCCACAAGCTACTAGCGTTATTGATGCTCTAAGAAGGACAATGACTCAAGCAAAATTCATACAAGATTaatgaattttgtttattttgatattttaaaaaattcaaaatttaatgattaataATTTTGTGGCTTAAAAAGGCCCATACAAAACCAAAGCTTACTTTTACATGAGGAACCATACTAATTTTGAGCCAGCCCACTCTCTAGTTTATtcaagaataaaacaaaaaaagattgatTGATCAAATATGGGAAGTAATGAGTGAAATCCCAGCTAGATGATGAAAACACTAATATcattggtttaaaaaaaataaaaagagagagatagagaagaaaaagatgaagtTGGTGATTAGGTGTTAAAGAAGCAAACAAAAGAAACGAGAGGCCTCAATTTTACTTAGCCTCGAAACACTCTTAGAGAACAAGAGCTCTCTCGCACCTTATCCTAtcctttctttctctctctctccaaatcTCTATTTTCTCAATCACTACTTTTACTTCCTTCCTCATTGTCACTACCACCACAAAGTCATTCTTATAAAACACACACCCACAcaccttctctcttcttcttccttcttttcATCACTATTCATTCATATACACACTTCCTCTAGAAAAGTCCTTGGTATATGCAACTCGATAGATATCAAATTCATTTTGGGTTTTGTAACCCAACGTTTTGAGTATTGTGTCCATTGGTAATGGCTCCTAAAGCTGGGAAAACAAAGCCCCACAAGAGTAAAggagataagaagaagaaggaagagaaagGTTCTCATTGCTATTCAAATCAATATTTGCTTTCTTTTACTCTATataacagaataaataaaaattgtgtgGTGGTTGTGCAGTGTTGCCTATTGTCATAGAGATAAGTGTTGAAACACCAGATGAATCCCAAGTGACTCTCAAGGTTTTGAGCCTTACACTAACATTTTGGTATAAGATAATGTTTTTAAACAACCAGTGAATACAATTCTCACAAGTTGGTGATGTTATTGGTGAAAGGGAATCTCTACGGACAGAATCTTAGATGTGAGGAAGCTCTTGGCGGTCCATGTTCAGACATGCCACTTCACCAACTTCTCCCTCTCTCACCAGGTTTCCTCTTCATGCATTTATGCTATTCGATGATGATTTTGGGTTAATGGCGTTACATATCTTTTCGCATTTGCAAaagttttgattaaaaaaaacattttctttcAATATTTGCTAATGGGCCCAGTAAGGTGTTGCGAAGGCCCAAACAGCGACGTTTATAGCTCTATTTTCTGACATTTGCCgcctaaaaaaaaagaagtaatccTTGTGGTGCAGGTGCGTGGCACTAGGCTCAAGGATTCCGTTGACATCGTATCGCTCAAGCCCTGCCACCTCACCATCGTCGAAGGTTTACATTCCTGATCTAACGGCTTATATTTATCCACACTAGTTTACTTCCGTAGGGTTAGCCACAgaagattaataataaaaacatttttttgaaatcgCAGAGGACTATACGGAGGAGCAAGCCACCGCGCACATACGGCGGCTCCTCGACATCGTCGCTTGCACCACCGCATTCGGTTCGTCGAAACCTCCCGTACCTCGCACGTCTCCAAAGGAATCCGGAAACAAGGATGCCGGCGATTCGGATTCCGTTCTCAGCCCTAAGCTCAAGGAACCAGAGAAGAAACTCGTCGTCGCCGGGGGATGTGAGGCTTCTCAGGCTGTGGAAGGCGGAGACAAAGGTGAAATCAACATGTGCCCACCGACTCGTCTCGGGCAGTTTTAcgaattcttctccttctcacaCCTCACTCCTCCGATCCAATGTGAGTTTCCTTCTCGCTACTTCTTCGTTACCTTATCTCGCGTACTGATTCTCGTTTTTTGAAATCTTATAGATATCAGAAAGTCTGTTCGTCCATCAGCTGAAGACAAAGGATTAGACGATCTCTTTCAACTCGATGTAGGGACTCTTCTCACTTGGTACACTTAAAGCTTTTATGAGAGAAACTTAAAAGACTGATTTGGTATACCATTTTGCAGGTTAAAGTTTCAAGTGGGAAGCCGATAACGGTTGTTGCGTCAAGAACAGGTTTTTACCCAGCTGGGAAGCAGCAGCTTCTGTGCCATTCTTTAGTTGAGCTGCTTCAACAGATAAGCAGGCCTTTTGATGCTGTAAGTTTTAATTGATGATAGAGGTTTCAccctttctcttcttttcattTCTGTTTTCCGATCTTTGGTTTTATTGTGATTGTGTCTGCAGGCGTATGACGCTCTTATGAAAGCTTTTATTGAGCATAATAAAGTACGAAAAGCTTCTTCTGTATGCTATGTTGATTAGGAGGCTTCatagtataataatttgttgTTCTTTTTTCAGTTTGGGAACCTTCCTTATGGTTTCCGGGCAAACACTTGGGTAGTTCCTCCGGTTGTTGCAGATAGCCCATCTACTTTCCCGTCACTTCCAGTGGAGGATGCGACATGGGGAGGAGATGGCGGTGGGGTTGGCCGGTCTGGTAAGCATGATAGAAGAAAGTGGGCCAAGGAGTTTGCGATTTTGGCATCGATGCCTTGTAAAACATCTGAAGAGAGACAGGTTCGAGATAGGAAGGCCTTTCTACTCCACAGTCTATTCGTCGACGTTTCGGTTTTCAAAGCAGTGGAGATAATAAAGAACGTGGTAGAGAGTAGTAATCAACTCTTGGCTTTACATGAACAAAGAGTAGGTGATCTGATCATCAGTGTGGCTAGAGATGATCCTGATGCCAGTGCCAAGCTTGACCGAAAGAGTGATGGGACTCGGGTTCTAGAGATCTCTCAGGAGGAACTTACTCAAAGAAATTTGCTTAAAGGGATCACTGCTGATGAGAGTGCGACTGTTCATGTAAATTCGTTATAGCTTGTGGTAAATTTCTTAGCTTGCTCTTGTTGGATTTGTTACTGAGATTTAATTCAATCATATAGGATACGTCGACCTTGGGTGTGGTGGTTGTCAGACATTGTGGTTTCACAGCTATTGTGAAGGTTGCTGCTGAATTTAACTTGGATGGGGGCAGTCTCCCACAGGATATAGACATTGAAGACCAATCAGATGGAGGTGCAAATGCACTGAATGTGAATAGGTAAAAGTCGTCTTGTACACAACCATGAGTAATTAGTAAGACTAACGGATATTTGCATTGCTTAACATATCTCTCTTGGCATGATTCACATTTTGGCATACTACATGTGAATTTGGAAATATATGGTATTTAGCAATTATTTTGTGAATATTCATTTCAGCTTGAGAACTCTGTTACACAAGGCGTCAACTCCTTCAAGCATAGCTCAGAGATCACCAAATGCAGACTCAGAACAATTACGTGTGGCTAAGTCTCTTGTGAGGAAAGTATTTGAGGACAGTCTGCAGAAATTGGAGGCTGAACCCTCAAGAAATACCAAACCTATAAGGTGGGAATTAGGAGCTTGTTGGGTGCAACATCTGCAAAATCAAGCTTCAACTAAAACTGAGACTAAGAACCCTGAAGATGCCAAGCCTGAACCACCTGTTAAGGGTCTTGGAAAGCAAGGTGGACTGCTAAAGGAGATTAAAAGGAAGATTGATGTGAAAGCTAACAAGTCTGAACAGGGCAAGGATTCCCCTGCTAATACGGTTGACAATGACAATAAATCAGAAACTGAGGATCAGAAGGAAGTCGAGAAACAAAATGAGGAGATGGAAAAGATGTGGAAGGAATTGGTGACAGAAGCTGCATATCAGCGTCTTAAAGAATCAGAAACTGGTTTTCATCTCAAGGTTTGTTTGTTTCCCCAGCTGATAACATTATTATATAGTAGTAAGAGACGACTTCTACTTACCTAGTTTGCTTTTATGAATCTTACCTTGTGTACTCTCTCTACATGGACTTGCCCTGCAGTCACCAAGAGAGCTGATTGATATGTCCCGCAAATACTACACTGACACCGCTCTTACAAAACTGGTCAGTTCCTTAGACTTTTATTTCCCTCTTAGAGTAATAATCCTCAGCTCCTCATAAACTTAGACTTGAGACATTGCAGGTGGCAGACTTTGGATCTCTTGAACTCTCACCCGTCGATGGGAGAACTCTGACTGACTTTATGCACACCAGAGGCTTGCAGATGCATTCCTTGGGGAGAGTGGTAACCATTTCAATTCATAGTTTTTGGTACCTTTGCTTCAGACCGGACAAATATGCTTAGGAAAGCAAAGTGGCTCGTTTCTTTTAGTAATCAATCTTTTCTTCTTTCATCTTAGCTCGAGCTGGCTGACAAGCTTCCTCATGTGCAATCCCTCTGTGTTCATGAAATGATTACTCGGGCATACAAGCATATACTGCAGGCTGTTGTAGCTGCTGTTGAAAACACTGCTGATCTAGCCATCTCAATAGCAACATGCTTAAATGTCCTGCTGGGAACACCGTCTGACACTGAGAGCGAATATGACGAAAAGATAAAGTGGACCTGGGTAGAAACGTTCATTTCCAAGAGGTATGGGTGGGACTGGAAGCATGAAGGTTACCAGGAATTGAGGAAATTCTCTATTCTTAGGGGACTGTCACACAAGGTTTGCGACTGTcaatctgtttttttctttcaattgcGACAGTCTAACCGTAGATTCTCATATGTTGCTTCACCAGGTTGGACTGGAGCTTGTTCCTAAAGACTACGAGATGGACACATCATGTCCATTCAAGAAGTTGGATATTATCAGTATGGTTCCTGTATACAAGGTACCATTGTGTAACTATCTTACTCCAGTAATAGGCATAGTAGGAAAGTGAATTTCTTAAGTGACTAATAGGAAAGTGAATTTCTTAAGTGACTAAAGATCACTGTTTTGTTGTGTGCAGCACGTTGCATGTTCATCCGCTGATGGACGCACTTTGTTGGAATCATCCAAAACTTCCTTGGATAAAGGCAAACTAGAAGATGCTGTCAGTTATGGTACCAAGGTATTACTGATCTCTTTCCCTTTCCTCTTTTTATATACTAACCATGGAAAGAAGCTCTTGACTAGTCTGAATACACTGATTCCTTCTTTGCCTGCTCCTCCCCCTGCCCACTTTCAGTGCGAACAAACTGAAAGCAATTGATCAAGGTTTTTATGTTCTAAGTGTCCCATCTTTTATCCTTATCAACCAATTTGTTTTTAGAAGTAGCATAGACATACTGATTAGGCATTCTTAGCCCCATGTAAATATGAATTAGTGAGTTCTGTTTTAACGGGCAAGGATTGATTATGCACTGAAAGAATCAACCCTTCAATTTGTCTCTGACACTTTTTTcattgaatgtatttattttacttCAAACGGTTTAAGTGAGTTGATATTCTGGTTTGACTCAATAGGCATTGACGAAGCTTGTAGCAGTGTGCGGCCCATATCATAGAATGACCGCCGGAGCATATAGTCTACTTGCTGTTGTGCTGTACCATACTGGGGACTTTAACCAGGTATTCACTTTAATAAAAATTCAGGACTGTCTCCAAGGCATTGCTCAATTCGCCTACATCCTATGCAAACGAATGTCTCTACTTTATGCAACTAACCAGTTTTGATTTTTCAGGCTACCATTTATCAGCAGAAAGCACTAGACATAAATGAAAGGGAACTTGGACTTGATCACCCAGACACAATGAAAAGCTACGGAGACCTGGCTGTCTTCTATTATCGTCTCCAGCACACAGAGTTAGCTTTAAAGTATGCTCTCTGCGTTTCCCAAAGGCAAAGCCTAAAAATTAATTGTTTCGAGCTGCTAACATAACATGTTATTGTTGTTGTAGGTATGTCAACCGTGCATTGTACCTTCTGCATCTAACATGCGGACCGTCACATCCAAATACTGCTGCCACTTATATTAATGTAGCGATGATGGAAGAAGGTTTGGGGAATGTCCATGTGGCTTTAAGATACCTTCATGAAGCGCTGAAATGTAACCAGAGACTACTTGGAGCTGATCATATCCAGGTTGGTTTTGCTAAGCAAGGACTTGAGCTTAAATAGTAAATTTTACAATGGAAGCTAAACAATGcatttaaaaaatgaattatttctattgtttttttttttcagactgCTGCAAGTTACCATGCCATTGCTATTGCTCTTTCTCTAATGGAAGCGTACTCTTTAAGCGTCCAACATGAGCAGACCACTCTACAGATTCTACAGGCAAAACTAGGCCCTGAGGATCTTCGGACACAGGTGCGTAATTAGCTACGATTTACATGGAGTTTCACTTTAAAAGCTTTCTTACGCTCCAGAACTATTTTAGGATGCGGCTGCGTGGCTTGAGTATTTTGAATCTAAAGCTCTGGAACAGCAAGAAGCTGCACGAAATGGTACTCCCAAGCCAGACGCCTCTATATCCAGCAAAGGGCATCTCAGGTATTGAAACGTTTTGTTTCTTATATATTCTTAGCGCCGTTTACATAATGTACATAGGGACCAAAAAAGATAGAAATAGTACAAAGTTATATCTTGTAAACTCTTGTCTACAATATGTGACCCATATGCTTTCTTTGCAATAACAGTGTATCAGACCTGCTGGATTATATAACCCCGGACACTGATCTTAAAGCAAGGGACGCCCAAAGGAAAGCTCGCCTAAAGGTATTTCTGTCTGCTGATCTAATCCATGTTTTAATGAGCTGCTCTCGTTAATCAAAGTTGTGACAGATATTTTGATTGAAAATGTTTATTCAGGTCAAGGGAAGACCAGGACAAAGTCCTGGACCTGTGTCTGAAGATAATCAGAAAGATGATGAAATTCTGAGTCCAACTCATATCAATGGGGAGAGTTCAAGTGACAAAGAGaacaaaacagaagcaaaaCCTGAAGAAACAAGGGTTGAGAAACCTCAAGATCAGGTATCTCAGGTTAAGCTAGAGTCCACGGCTCAAGGGGATGATGACTCTGACGAAGGATGGCAAGAAGCTGTCCCAAAAAATCGTCATCCTTCTGGGCGTAGAACCCGTCCCAGCCTGGCAAAGCTGAACACAAACTTCATGAACGTGACCCAGCAGACAACAAAAAGCAGAGGAAAACCCACCAACTTCGCATCTCCCAGGACTAATTCAAATGAGCTTACAATTTCTGCTGCTGGTTCTACTTCCCAGCACGCGAAGAAGCTTTTGAAGAGCTCAAGTTTGAACAGAAAGCCAAACAGTACCAATATAGTGGGAGAAAAGCCGGTTAACAATAAATCAGCACTGGCGAGCTCACCTTGCACCGAACAGAGCAGCAAGCCAACTCTGTTGGTGAGTCCTGTGACTCCCCAAGCTGGAAAACTGTTTTCCTATAAGGAAGTCGCACTGGCACCCCCTGGAACAATTGTGAAAATAGTTGCGGAGCAGTTGTCAGAAGAAACGCCTGCTCCAGAGACTTTGGATGCAGCAAAAGCCGTAGTAGATGATACTAAAAAAGATAAGGCTGAGGATGTTGAGAGTGAGAAGAAACATGTGGCTACAGAAACAGAAGCCAAAAATTCTAATAGCAATGAACAAGGAGGGGCGGCTGTTGGTGGATCGGAGTTGATGAGTTCACCACAGGATATCAAGGTTGAAAAGACAGCAGTAGAAGGATCTCCAACAGAAACAGCTGTTTCAGATGCAAGCCAAGGAAAATCTGAAAGTGTACAAACGGCTGAGGACTCGAATGGAGTGAAGCAACATAAAGATGTCTCTGGTGCTGAACTGAAAGCAGTAGATGCTGAAAGACATGATTTGCCTAATGGAGACTCAAGCCCAAAGGCATCAATAGTCGCAGATGGAGAAAAGCAAGAAGCATGCGAGGCACAACAAAAGGAGATGAGCAAGAAGCTCTCTGCTTCTGCACCACCCTATACCCCAACGACCATTCCAATTTTTGGGTCGATAGGATTCAACGACCATGTGGGAATCCTTCCCTCACCATTGAACATACCGCCAATGCTTCCTGTAAACCATGTCCGGAGGCCAACTCCTCATCAGTCTGTAACAGCTCGAGTTCCCTATGGGCCAAGGCTCTCAGGTGGTGGTTACAACCGATCTGGAAACAGGGTTCCTCGCAACAAACCAAGCTTCCCCAGTATCGCTGAGTCCAATGGAGAGGCTAATCAGTTCATTGGCCCAAGAATAATGAACCCTCATGCGGCTGAGTTCATACCGAGTCAACCATGGGCTTCTAATGGTTATCCAGTGTCACCAAACGGATATTTGGCATCACCAAATGGGACGGAAATAACACCAAATGGTTACCCGTTGTCACCATTAGCAGAAGGTGCATATCCGTGTAACATACCCGTACAGCCTCAGAATGGGCATACTACAGCTGCACCAGTGGCTACTGAAACAGCTGAGGAGAAGAGTGGAGGTGAAGAAGAGAGCAACAAGGAGAAGATAGCTGGAGAGGATGAAGAAGTCATTGCGCAAGAAGCTATAGAAACACCTGGAAATGGACACTCCACAGTAGGTGGAGAGAAAACCACAGCACAAGAGGTATCCGAAGAGAAAGGACAA
It encodes:
- the LOC130511074 gene encoding protein REDUCED CHLOROPLAST COVERAGE 2-like, with translation MAPKAGKTKPHKSKGDKKKKEEKVLPIVIEISVETPDESQVTLKGISTDRILDVRKLLAVHVQTCHFTNFSLSHQVRGTRLKDSVDIVSLKPCHLTIVEEDYTEEQATAHIRRLLDIVACTTAFGSSKPPVPRTSPKESGNKDAGDSDSVLSPKLKEPEKKLVVAGGCEASQAVEGGDKGEINMCPPTRLGQFYEFFSFSHLTPPIQYIRKSVRPSAEDKGLDDLFQLDVKVSSGKPITVVASRTGFYPAGKQQLLCHSLVELLQQISRPFDAAYDALMKAFIEHNKFGNLPYGFRANTWVVPPVVADSPSTFPSLPVEDATWGGDGGGVGRSGKHDRRKWAKEFAILASMPCKTSEERQVRDRKAFLLHSLFVDVSVFKAVEIIKNVVESSNQLLALHEQRVGDLIISVARDDPDASAKLDRKSDGTRVLEISQEELTQRNLLKGITADESATVHDTSTLGVVVVRHCGFTAIVKVAAEFNLDGGSLPQDIDIEDQSDGGANALNVNSLRTLLHKASTPSSIAQRSPNADSEQLRVAKSLVRKVFEDSLQKLEAEPSRNTKPIRWELGACWVQHLQNQASTKTETKNPEDAKPEPPVKGLGKQGGLLKEIKRKIDVKANKSEQGKDSPANTVDNDNKSETEDQKEVEKQNEEMEKMWKELVTEAAYQRLKESETGFHLKSPRELIDMSRKYYTDTALTKLVADFGSLELSPVDGRTLTDFMHTRGLQMHSLGRVLELADKLPHVQSLCVHEMITRAYKHILQAVVAAVENTADLAISIATCLNVLLGTPSDTESEYDEKIKWTWVETFISKRYGWDWKHEGYQELRKFSILRGLSHKVGLELVPKDYEMDTSCPFKKLDIISMVPVYKHVACSSADGRTLLESSKTSLDKGKLEDAVSYGTKALTKLVAVCGPYHRMTAGAYSLLAVVLYHTGDFNQATIYQQKALDINERELGLDHPDTMKSYGDLAVFYYRLQHTELALKYVNRALYLLHLTCGPSHPNTAATYINVAMMEEGLGNVHVALRYLHEALKCNQRLLGADHIQTAASYHAIAIALSLMEAYSLSVQHEQTTLQILQAKLGPEDLRTQDAAAWLEYFESKALEQQEAARNGTPKPDASISSKGHLSVSDLLDYITPDTDLKARDAQRKARLKVKGRPGQSPGPVSEDNQKDDEILSPTHINGESSSDKENKTEAKPEETRVEKPQDQVSQVKLESTAQGDDDSDEGWQEAVPKNRHPSGRRTRPSLAKLNTNFMNVTQQTTKSRGKPTNFASPRTNSNELTISAAGSTSQHAKKLLKSSSLNRKPNSTNIVGEKPVNNKSALASSPCTEQSSKPTLLVSPVTPQAGKLFSYKEVALAPPGTIVKIVAEQLSEETPAPETLDAAKAVVDDTKKDKAEDVESEKKHVATETEAKNSNSNEQGGAAVGGSELMSSPQDIKVEKTAVEGSPTETAVSDASQGKSESVQTAEDSNGVKQHKDVSGAELKAVDAERHDLPNGDSSPKASIVADGEKQEACEAQQKEMSKKLSASAPPYTPTTIPIFGSIGFNDHVGILPSPLNIPPMLPVNHVRRPTPHQSVTARVPYGPRLSGGGYNRSGNRVPRNKPSFPSIAESNGEANQFIGPRIMNPHAAEFIPSQPWASNGYPVSPNGYLASPNGTEITPNGYPLSPLAEGAYPCNIPVQPQNGHTTAAPVATETAEEKSGGEEESNKEKIAGEDEEVIAQEAIETPGNGHSTVGGEKTTAQEVSEEKGQGGKCWGDYSDSEIEVTN